A genomic region of Vitis vinifera cultivar Pinot Noir 40024 chromosome 7, ASM3070453v1 contains the following coding sequences:
- the LOC100247650 gene encoding protein AMEIOTIC 1, which translates to MVQWGACRRVFITQHGENNSQLSSNTVEKDGDEEAMVADSHLIKDSQKSKRLCSVPRQEPNAVRSEKLWDSCHRVFINQQGENNQQPPSSIVKEDDDSDRDDETITAEPLVPEERQKRKRTCPIQFQEMDTARYQKQRQSRHCNNNKKNKVKSSINRWSEDRYKLAEESMLEILKAEGAVFGNAITRPALRSAARKRIGDTGLLDHLLKHIDGKVAPGGAERFRRWHNTNGVMEYWLEGADMVDIRREAGVQDPFWVPTTSSEPGDLSHDPIIAQELKLLKAEMAKMKKDVQNLVSKKREEVQPSTTNQRPKLNSSLLQLQETRKELENWKAKTEKQLTEISNSLNSMQEMHEELVEWKAKIEQQLTETSNSLSVVQVSNQCATFSPSASGEWENWFGSNELGNIPVDFPNWLENGDLVDMVPEEIVPDPYKAPPSEEKPSNILVKIEPKTTGQDPCQASPPGKKLPSDNLVDIEREATVQQLYLAPPPVEKPHDARFNIEPKALGLDLYQGPSTWKRPSNNPSIDPSCTRELELLKEELAAVKRDVQDLEPNKPEEDSVDSTPNSSSCTDLDLDNSLLLMQEMQKELVKWKAKIEQQLAGISVTLNGMHSKLVPKVETVE; encoded by the exons ATGGTGCAGTGGGGGGCTTGTCGAAGAGTTTTCATCACTCAGCATGGAGAGAACAACTCTCAACTCTCATCTAACACTGTTGAAAAAGATGGAGATGAAGAAGCCATGGTAGCTGACTCCCATTTGATAAAAGACAGCCAGAAGAGCAAGCGCCTTTGCTCTGTTCCTCGTCAAGAGCCAAATGCAGTAAGATCTGAGAAGCTCTGGGATTCTTGTCACCGGGTTTTCATTAATCAGCAAGGAGAGAACAACCAACAACCTCCATCTAGCATTGTTAAGGAGGATGATGATTCAGACAGAGATGATGAAACAATAACAGCTGAACCCCTTGTGCCAGAGGAAAGGCAGAAGAGAAAGCGTACTTGCCCTATCCAATTTCAAGAAATGGACACAGCAAGATATCAGAAGCAAAGGCAAAGTCGTCATTGcaataacaataaaaagaaCAAGGTCAAGAGTTCCATAAACAGATGGTCTGAAGATAG GTATAAGCTGGCAGAGGAAAGCATGCTAGAGATCTTGAAGGCTGAAGGGGCAGTATTTGGCAATGCGATTACCCGACCAGCACTGAGATCGGCAGCTCGTAAGCGCATTGGCGACACTGGGCTACTAGACCATCTACTTAAGCACATTGATGGCAAGGTAGCACCAGGTGGTGCTGAGCGATTCAGACGGTGGCACAACACAAATGGAGTGATGGAATATTGGTTGGAGGGTGCTGACATGGTTGATATTCGGCGTGAGGCTGGGGTGCAAGATCCTTTCTGGGTCCCCACAACTTCATCTGAGCCGGGTGACCTCTCTCATGATCCCATTATAGCTCAAGAGTTGAAGCTGCTTAAGGCAGAAATGGCCAAAATGAAGAA AGATGTGCAGAATCTGGTATCCAAGAAGAGAGAGGAAGTTCAACCTTCAACCACTAATCAAAGGCCAAAACTCAACAGTTCCTTGCTTCAGCTACAG GAAACACGGAAGGAACTAGAGAATTGGAAAGCTAAGACTGAGAAACAGCTGACAGAgatttcaaattctttgaaCAGTATGCAG GAAATGCATGAAGAATTGGTGGAATGGAAAGCTAAAATTGAGCAGCAATTGACAGAGACTTCAAATTCGTTGAGTGTTGTGCAGGTATCAAATCAGTGTGCTACCTTCAGTCCCTCAGCTTCGGGGGAATGGGAAAATTGGTTTGGGAGCAATGAGCTGGGCAATATTCCAGTAGATTTTCCTAATTGGCTGGAGAATGGTGACCTAGTTGATATGGTACCAGAGGAGATAGTACCAGATCCTTACAAAGCCCCACCATCCGAGGAGAAGCCTAGTAATATCCTTGTTAAAATCGAACCCAAGACCACTGGACAAGACCCCTGCCAAGCCTCACCACCTGGGAAGAAGCTGCCCAGTGACAACCTAGTTGATATTGAGCGAGAGGCAACAGTGCAACAACTTTACCTAGCCCCACCTCCTGTGGAGAAGCCTCATGATGCCCGATTTAATATTGAGCCAAAGGCACTGGGCCTAGATCTTTACCAAGGCCCATCAACCTGGAAGAGACCTAGTAATAACCCATCTATTGACCCCTCTTGCACTAGAGAGCTGGAGCTGCTGAAGGAAGAACTGGCTGCAGTCAAGAG AGATGTGCAAGATCTAGAACCCAACAAGCCAGAGGAAGATAGTGTTGATTCGACTCCCAATTCATCTTCCTGTACTGATTTGGACCTTGATAATTCATTGCTGCTGATGCAG GAAATGCAGAAGGAATTGGTAAAATGGAAAGCTAAGATTGAGCAGCAACTGGCAGGGATTTCGGTTACTTTGAATGGTATGCATTCAAAGTTGGTGCCAAAGGTTGAAACCGTAGAATAG